A window of Candidatus Vicinibacter proximus contains these coding sequences:
- a CDS encoding protein kinase — translation MTPALIDRAEYKTYFESNNSIPENIKFSAGDKFYLSSGPYECVKFLGEGGFGLVYEIKNESDNQNYALKILDLATKDPKDFDNYKRRFLQGFDIGRLNSSHLVSNYFKGELHGNPYIIMEFCENSNLRSRIGNNLDQSDFNQIGKGILKGLASLHENGIVHRDLKPENVLFDSNFQAKLSDYDISILVDQRQTIRNWMGQLRQVWGTLPYAPPEQLDVFNGFKSLTFAADMFSFGVTMYEVITNGCLPYGSYEEVKRDPEKYYERIKQGVPIPITTYTRKVEPAWVNIITKCISSKILNRYPNASVALKDLPDFEGTLIKPDKQDNLEGVWFLQIVNGSERGKIFNLSQIINIKGSNSVLLGFTESKEDNTNDIGISEYYSRYISRRQATLIFELGKWMIKDGQFESSENLWKFSKNGTFVNSYELQENEAMPLQDGDIIQIGHDTSLQIRLR, via the coding sequence ATGACGCCCGCTTTAATTGATAGAGCTGAGTATAAGACTTATTTTGAGTCAAATAATTCAATCCCGGAGAATATAAAATTTTCAGCTGGGGATAAGTTCTACCTTAGTTCAGGTCCATATGAATGTGTGAAGTTCTTAGGTGAAGGCGGTTTTGGTTTAGTATACGAGATAAAAAATGAATCGGATAATCAGAATTACGCTTTAAAAATCCTGGACTTAGCAACAAAGGATCCTAAAGATTTTGATAATTACAAACGAAGATTCCTTCAGGGGTTCGATATTGGTCGCCTGAACTCTTCACACCTGGTTTCAAATTATTTCAAAGGAGAGCTTCATGGAAACCCATATATAATTATGGAATTTTGTGAAAACAGTAATTTAAGATCTAGAATTGGAAATAATCTTGATCAATCGGACTTTAATCAAATCGGAAAAGGTATACTCAAAGGGCTTGCGAGCCTTCATGAAAATGGCATAGTTCATAGAGATTTGAAGCCGGAAAATGTTCTCTTTGATTCAAACTTTCAAGCTAAACTTTCCGATTACGATATTTCTATACTTGTTGATCAAAGGCAAACAATTAGAAACTGGATGGGCCAATTAAGACAAGTTTGGGGTACTTTACCATATGCTCCTCCGGAACAATTGGATGTTTTTAATGGATTTAAATCATTGACATTTGCAGCCGATATGTTTAGCTTTGGAGTGACAATGTATGAAGTCATTACTAATGGATGCCTTCCTTATGGTTCTTATGAAGAAGTTAAAAGGGATCCTGAAAAATACTATGAAAGAATAAAACAGGGCGTACCCATACCAATTACAACATACACCAGGAAGGTGGAACCCGCATGGGTCAATATTATAACTAAATGTATTTCTTCTAAAATTCTAAATCGTTACCCCAATGCTTCCGTTGCCTTGAAGGACTTACCTGATTTTGAAGGAACTCTTATAAAACCTGATAAGCAAGACAATTTGGAAGGAGTGTGGTTTTTGCAAATCGTGAATGGTTCCGAAAGAGGCAAAATATTCAACTTAAGCCAAATTATAAATATTAAAGGATCAAATAGTGTTTTATTAGGTTTTACAGAAAGTAAGGAAGATAATACAAATGATATAGGAATTTCCGAATATTATTCAAGGTATATTTCTAGAAGGCAAGCTACTTTAATTTTCGAGCTTGGAAAGTGGATGATTAAAGATGGTCAATTTGAATCAAGCGAAAATTTATGGAAATTTTCTAAGAATGGAACATTTGTAAATTCATATGAGTTACAAGAAAATGAAGCAATGCCTTTACAAGATGGAGATATTATTCAAATTGGTCATGATACTTCATTACAAATCAGATTAAGGTAA
- a CDS encoding FHA domain-containing protein, which translates to MSTTKTTNNPYKQGLAKTIGQGFSTIGGSSSVYYTLYFLENSANKRASEHETIVVNEAFLGRDRDCIVKYGDEYPTVSRKHAVLRWSNGVVVLHHLSQTNSTFVNDQEVFGQRALQNGDVIKLSSDGPRLRFNMAESGQGVKSMRISERLALFAKQGLRPYRNAIIALSTLLVLATTAGVYYFIKTGDQLELITEKQKEIDQLGNKVLMAEKELKELESKGEADASRVNALRNQISSYTGSISRLRSDLSKIKSGSRNYGNSKSDAANNSSSSSESGNSPQATSTNSNVTRQESSSESSTYDDNLKFLESDVYFVSVDRIEMKNNKKQPVPVPLNDEKQTWGGTGFMTADGNFVTSRHVVHPWRYMDIEKDKCSIFHLLNICEYNEFPFIVYYKAKSKSGRAFTFTNKDLGKDESEDKDIESKESLFYCKNEIRDLAKSVIPSDLRKYKTLKIARRENTDWAKLSNQSEKSKFETSRDIIPNKGEILYTLGYPLGTDIQEATIEPAFSQLTVSQTGPKNSIINVTNHSVTEGHSGSPVFVKRDGRYICIGLLSAANNGLAFVVPFNNVR; encoded by the coding sequence ATGTCAACAACGAAAACAACCAACAATCCTTACAAGCAAGGTCTTGCAAAAACTATTGGTCAGGGCTTTAGTACCATAGGTGGAAGTAGCTCAGTTTATTATACCTTGTATTTTTTAGAAAATTCGGCAAATAAAAGAGCTTCTGAGCATGAGACAATTGTGGTGAACGAGGCTTTTTTGGGAAGAGATCGTGACTGTATAGTTAAATACGGGGATGAATACCCTACAGTTTCAAGAAAGCATGCTGTACTTAGGTGGTCAAATGGGGTTGTAGTGTTGCATCATTTGAGTCAAACTAACAGTACTTTTGTAAATGATCAAGAAGTTTTTGGTCAAAGAGCCCTACAGAATGGAGATGTAATTAAGTTGAGCAGTGATGGACCCAGATTAAGATTTAATATGGCTGAATCAGGCCAAGGTGTCAAAAGCATGCGTATATCTGAAAGGCTTGCACTTTTTGCAAAGCAAGGCTTGAGACCATATCGAAATGCAATTATTGCACTTTCAACCTTATTAGTTTTAGCTACTACAGCTGGAGTTTACTACTTTATAAAGACTGGAGATCAATTAGAGCTTATTACCGAGAAGCAAAAGGAGATAGATCAGTTGGGTAACAAAGTTCTTATGGCTGAAAAGGAATTAAAGGAACTTGAGTCTAAGGGTGAGGCCGATGCTTCTCGTGTTAATGCACTCAGAAATCAAATAAGTTCATATACCGGAAGTATCAGCAGACTAAGGAGTGATTTAAGTAAAATAAAGTCTGGGTCTAGAAATTATGGAAATTCAAAATCTGATGCAGCCAACAATTCTTCTTCATCGTCAGAATCTGGCAACAGCCCACAAGCAACCTCAACGAATTCAAATGTAACAAGGCAGGAATCTTCGTCCGAAAGTTCCACATATGATGATAATTTGAAGTTTTTAGAGAGTGACGTCTATTTTGTTTCTGTGGATAGAATTGAAATGAAAAATAACAAAAAGCAACCGGTACCTGTACCTTTAAATGATGAAAAGCAAACCTGGGGAGGCACCGGATTTATGACAGCTGATGGTAATTTTGTAACTAGTAGACATGTTGTTCATCCCTGGAGATATATGGATATTGAAAAGGATAAGTGTTCCATTTTTCACCTCTTGAATATTTGTGAATACAATGAATTTCCGTTTATAGTATATTATAAAGCAAAATCTAAAAGTGGCAGAGCTTTTACATTTACTAATAAGGATTTAGGAAAGGATGAGAGTGAAGATAAGGATATTGAATCTAAAGAATCCCTTTTTTATTGCAAAAATGAGATTAGAGATTTGGCTAAATCAGTAATTCCTTCAGATTTGAGAAAGTATAAAACACTTAAAATCGCAAGGCGAGAGAACACCGATTGGGCAAAGCTTAGCAATCAAAGTGAAAAATCAAAATTTGAAACTTCTAGAGATATTATACCAAATAAGGGAGAGATTTTATACACTTTAGGTTATCCTCTAGGAACTGATATACAGGAAGCAACTATTGAGCCAGCCTTTTCTCAACTAACAGTAAGTCAAACCGGACCAAAAAATTCGATAATTAATGTGACCAACCATTCTGTTACGGAAGGTCATAGTGGCAGCCCGGTTTTTGTAAAACGCGATGGAAGGTACATATGCATTGGGCTGCTATCTGCTGCCAATAATGGTTTAGCTTTTGTAGTACCTTTTAATAATGTTAGGTAA
- a CDS encoding serine/threonine protein kinase, whose translation MLKIGDKVGDYTLDQFIGSGGYGVVWRARDPFGKIFALKIFHESVIDDVKLFLEREYDEVKKLIHGNIIVPLAVAYHQSIPFLILKLCDGNLNQLMNQRIIERKKSGEFTKPLFSEMEIAKIIRDIGSALVFLHSRRIIHNDIKPSNILYKNEDDGSYSFFISDFGTSFFLNKTIRKNPHKATEDEKNASDYGLSLGYAAPEVYQNKPEFASDVFSLGVTIYELISGELPSKTNNFGLGYLLTHGGSFSPLSQDTHPNLNKVLYMMLEKKAIHRPSAELLMSFADSFILNGEWRVLQIPRSTDDEVSFASNFQKLISGKSGEINSYFSKIGSILNVFKKQKLYFIVGMTIFVLLALFFTANNSEKIDFNERIESCNNLSEYNKLLIELNTISLSNEDLELRKNISYLSRAVKKYSYIGKFKNGFTEVHDRDKKGVINLQFKIVIPVEFQDIRYLENIYFVKDFKGNWGAYYPNGEQIFNNEYARINFSKDFKSLEAKLPVTNEIITKSIR comes from the coding sequence ATGCTTAAAATTGGTGATAAAGTTGGCGATTATACCTTAGATCAATTCATTGGGAGTGGTGGATATGGAGTGGTTTGGAGAGCTAGGGATCCTTTTGGAAAAATATTTGCATTAAAAATTTTCCATGAAAGTGTAATTGATGATGTGAAATTGTTTTTGGAACGTGAATATGATGAAGTGAAAAAATTAATTCATGGCAATATCATTGTTCCATTAGCTGTGGCCTATCATCAATCTATCCCTTTTTTAATTTTAAAACTTTGTGATGGAAATCTTAATCAATTAATGAATCAAAGAATAATTGAAAGAAAGAAATCAGGTGAATTCACAAAGCCTTTGTTTAGTGAAATGGAAATTGCAAAAATAATTAGGGATATCGGATCGGCTCTTGTTTTTTTGCATTCAAGACGGATCATTCACAATGATATTAAGCCCTCTAATATCCTATATAAAAATGAAGATGATGGTTCTTATTCATTCTTTATAAGTGATTTTGGAACAAGTTTTTTTCTAAATAAGACTATACGGAAGAACCCCCATAAGGCTACTGAGGATGAAAAAAATGCAAGTGATTATGGTCTGTCATTAGGTTATGCAGCTCCTGAGGTTTATCAAAATAAGCCTGAATTTGCAAGTGATGTATTTTCATTAGGAGTTACGATTTACGAGTTAATTTCCGGTGAATTACCCAGTAAGACTAATAATTTTGGACTTGGTTATTTGCTTACTCATGGAGGAAGTTTTTCACCACTATCCCAAGATACTCATCCTAATCTCAATAAGGTACTTTACATGATGCTTGAAAAAAAGGCAATCCACCGACCATCAGCAGAATTGTTGATGAGTTTTGCAGATTCTTTTATTCTGAATGGGGAGTGGAGGGTTCTTCAAATTCCAAGATCTACGGATGATGAAGTTTCGTTTGCTTCAAATTTTCAGAAATTGATTTCGGGAAAGTCAGGTGAGATTAATAGTTATTTTTCTAAAATTGGTTCAATTTTAAATGTATTTAAAAAGCAGAAGTTATATTTTATAGTAGGGATGACGATTTTTGTCCTTCTTGCCTTATTTTTCACAGCCAATAACTCAGAAAAGATTGATTTTAATGAACGGATAGAGTCTTGCAATAATTTGAGTGAATATAATAAATTATTGATTGAATTGAATACCATTTCCTTATCCAATGAGGATTTAGAATTAAGGAAAAATATTTCATATCTTTCAAGAGCAGTTAAGAAATATTCGTATATTGGAAAGTTTAAAAATGGGTTCACTGAAGTGCATGACAGAGATAAGAAGGGGGTGATTAATCTTCAATTTAAGATTGTAATTCCTGTTGAATTTCAAGATATTAGGTATTTAGAAAATATTTATTTTGTTAAAGATTTTAAAGGAAATTGGGGAGCTTATTATCCTAACGGTGAGCAAATATTTAATAATGAGTATGCAAGAATAAATTTTAGCAAAGACTTCAAGTCTCTTGAAGCTAAGCTGCCAGTCACAAATGAAATTATTACCAAATCAATTAGATAA
- a CDS encoding T9SS type A sorting domain-containing protein has translation MKIQIIPFIFSLVFSIQLFSQSCPTGDIYFTKQSEINTFRQLYPNCKEIAGSVYISENSVRNLDSLVNIEAIKGDLKIGNADVLTSVSGLRNLKSVGKNFAIEYNDILTNLNGLSLLESIGGSLTIRSNLLLSDLKGMVKLKSIKLGISIENNAQLKELFSNNLITRINNGLNIWNNKKLKSLNGLSNIRSINGDLSIGYNISLTDLSVLTTIDTLIGQIKISNNDSLQSIAGINILSGEIDGVIIRNNKFLKSIGGLNKFLLCDGELTIEGNESLKTLDGLQDLQIVNGDLTIYNNASIVNLNSLKNLLYVTDDISIDDNSLLEDISGLRNLNYTIIDNGKLYYLITGLSITNNSTKLRMCALSAFCEYLLDSGTSSIYGNGTGCNTKSEVLSQCLTDSKDSKKKSKKTDILTLADGKFFIQSNNGLSQVSVYSSLGVNLIKVSTNDENYILDLTRFPSGIYILELFTLDGKEYKTVFSN, from the coding sequence ATGAAAATACAAATAATTCCATTCATTTTTAGCTTAGTATTTAGTATACAATTATTTTCACAGTCATGCCCAACTGGGGATATTTACTTCACAAAACAATCTGAAATTAATACATTTAGGCAGTTATATCCAAATTGCAAGGAAATTGCAGGATCGGTTTATATTTCTGAAAATTCAGTAAGAAATTTAGATTCATTGGTGAATATCGAAGCAATTAAGGGGGATCTGAAAATTGGTAATGCTGATGTACTTACAAGCGTTAGCGGTCTGCGAAACCTAAAAAGTGTAGGTAAGAATTTTGCAATAGAGTATAATGACATATTAACTAACTTAAATGGATTATCATTACTAGAGTCAATTGGGGGGAGTCTTACAATTAGGAGTAATCTTTTATTATCAGATCTTAAGGGAATGGTTAAGCTTAAAAGTATTAAACTTGGCATAAGCATTGAAAATAATGCACAGTTGAAAGAATTATTTTCAAATAATCTTATTACAAGAATTAACAATGGATTGAATATTTGGAATAACAAGAAATTAAAATCTTTAAATGGATTAAGCAACATTCGATCTATTAATGGTGATTTATCTATTGGTTACAATATTTCGCTTACGGATTTAAGTGTATTAACAACAATTGATACCTTAATAGGACAAATTAAAATTTCTAATAATGATTCTTTACAATCCATAGCTGGTATAAACATTCTTTCTGGTGAAATAGATGGGGTAATTATTAGAAATAACAAATTTTTAAAATCAATTGGAGGATTAAATAAGTTTTTACTATGTGATGGAGAGTTGACTATTGAAGGAAATGAAAGCTTAAAGACTTTAGATGGACTTCAAGATCTGCAGATTGTAAATGGAGATTTGACCATATATAATAATGCTTCTATCGTGAATTTAAATAGTTTGAAGAATTTATTATATGTGACAGATGACATTAGTATTGATGACAATAGTCTTTTAGAAGACATTAGTGGTTTAAGGAATTTAAATTATACAATTATTGATAATGGAAAATTATATTACTTAATCACAGGTCTTTCAATAACCAACAATAGCACAAAATTAAGGATGTGTGCTTTGTCGGCATTTTGTGAGTACCTTTTGGATAGTGGAACTTCTTCAATTTATGGAAATGGAACGGGTTGTAACACAAAATCAGAAGTGCTAAGTCAATGTCTTACAGATAGTAAAGATAGCAAGAAAAAATCCAAAAAAACTGATATATTGACTTTAGCTGATGGGAAATTTTTTATTCAATCAAACAACGGTTTGTCTCAAGTAAGTGTTTACTCGAGCTTAGGAGTTAATCTAATTAAAGTATCAACAAATGATGAGAATTATATACTTGATTTGACGAGATTCCCTTCAGGTATTTATATTTTAGAGCTTTTTACTTTAGATGGTAAAGAGTATAAAACAGTTTTTAGTAATTAA